From the genome of Gemmatimonas phototrophica, one region includes:
- a CDS encoding WD40/YVTN/BNR-like repeat-containing protein, translating into MSPLVLRAGYRRALAPLAAGLLLPTLLAAQGALPDSQLVGALTYRNIGPASMSGRITDIAVVEAPRSVRGGRLGTTMYVAVATGGIWKTTNAGLTWAPVSDAIGVGSMGAVAVAPSNGDVVWAGSGESNNMRSSSWGVGVFKSTDGGKTWSKPMLPKTQHIGRMVIDPRDPDVVYVAAMGPLWAPGGERGVFKTVDGGKTWTNTKALSEHTGFTDIVMDPNNPDILYAASYQRERRAYGFLPSGPESGIWKTADAGKTWTRLTSGLPTGDAGRIGLAICRSRPNTLYASVSAKGTANGFYRSDDAGATWRQTDRSNGTAWYYSQVRCDPSDAEHVVRLNVGSTESYDGGKTWRGYAGGGGVHSDHHALWINPEDPDHHVMGNDGGLDITYDRGRTWYNNENIVGAQFYAISVDDQWPFYHVYGGLQDNQTWGGPNRTRNSFGPTNADWVRMAGGDGFFNVTDKFDPNVVYAESQNGGIQRYNAKTGQTKGIKPPATNGERHRYNWSAPIVPSRHVGGTVYFAANHLFKSRDRGDSWKTISPDLTRNLNRNQLPMRGSVPPRDALGLHEGTAAFGNISAVSESPRRAGVLAVGTDDGVVAVTRNDGQTWTRVMTFAGVPDTTYVSGVQLSTHADGTVYATFDGHRSNDMKPYVYKSTDFGATWTSITGNLPALGPVQVIREHHREPNLLFVGTEFGVFFTIDGGTTWTALKGGMPGVPVWDLAIQERWNDLVVGTHGRGVYILDDLSALEHLAAAKRASVAYLFPARNELAFQLDGSRNSGMGSTGFTGQNPEHGVRLAYLVNNAPADAKAKLEIIDAGGRVVRELPANAKAGMYRPVWDMRVGAPLTGVATAAPTGGRGQGGGGGFGGFGGGGARSYPAVPGSYTAHLTITPATGAATVVARKFTLLPDPEQTMSQGELQSLDAFRLEVVRFQKSVTDAQSAADSTMRTFADVKKAATADSAKLTPALKAQMASVDKVLSTFTTEIGATPAARAAQFAARGAGGAAPTPPQGDMEDENRGASGAPDMTFSGRAGGLNSVLGSSFPVSSTQRALLAQLRKELVTQSAAVATVKATSLPALTSALAAAGIKVP; encoded by the coding sequence ATGTCCCCACTCGTATTGCGCGCCGGCTACCGCCGGGCGCTCGCTCCGCTGGCTGCCGGCCTGCTGTTGCCGACGCTGCTCGCCGCCCAGGGGGCGCTCCCCGATTCGCAGCTCGTTGGCGCGCTGACCTATCGCAATATCGGCCCCGCCTCGATGAGCGGCCGCATTACCGACATCGCGGTGGTGGAAGCCCCGCGCTCGGTGCGTGGGGGCCGCCTGGGCACCACCATGTACGTAGCCGTCGCCACGGGTGGCATCTGGAAAACGACCAACGCCGGCCTCACCTGGGCGCCCGTGTCCGACGCCATCGGCGTGGGCTCCATGGGGGCCGTGGCGGTGGCGCCGTCCAACGGCGATGTGGTGTGGGCCGGCTCCGGTGAATCCAACAACATGCGCAGCTCCTCGTGGGGCGTGGGCGTGTTCAAGAGCACCGATGGCGGCAAGACGTGGTCCAAGCCCATGCTCCCCAAGACGCAGCACATCGGGCGCATGGTGATCGATCCTCGTGACCCGGATGTCGTGTACGTGGCGGCCATGGGGCCGCTGTGGGCGCCGGGCGGTGAGCGTGGCGTGTTCAAGACGGTCGATGGTGGCAAGACGTGGACGAACACCAAGGCCCTGTCGGAGCACACCGGCTTCACCGACATCGTGATGGATCCGAACAACCCGGACATTCTGTACGCCGCGTCGTATCAGCGTGAACGTCGGGCGTACGGCTTTTTGCCCAGCGGCCCGGAGAGCGGCATCTGGAAGACCGCCGACGCCGGCAAAACGTGGACGCGTCTGACCAGTGGCCTCCCCACGGGCGACGCGGGGCGCATTGGTCTGGCCATCTGCCGCTCGCGCCCCAACACGCTGTACGCCAGCGTGAGCGCCAAGGGCACCGCCAACGGCTTCTATCGCAGCGACGATGCCGGCGCCACGTGGCGGCAGACCGATCGCAGCAATGGCACGGCGTGGTACTACTCCCAGGTGCGCTGCGACCCCTCCGATGCCGAACATGTGGTGCGCCTCAATGTGGGCAGCACGGAGTCGTATGATGGCGGCAAGACGTGGCGCGGCTACGCCGGCGGTGGCGGCGTGCACAGCGATCACCACGCCCTCTGGATCAACCCGGAAGATCCCGATCACCACGTGATGGGGAATGACGGTGGGCTCGACATCACGTACGATCGTGGTCGCACGTGGTACAACAACGAGAACATCGTGGGCGCGCAGTTCTACGCCATTTCGGTGGACGACCAGTGGCCGTTCTACCATGTGTACGGCGGTCTGCAGGACAACCAGACGTGGGGAGGGCCCAATCGCACACGCAACAGCTTCGGCCCGACCAACGCCGACTGGGTGCGCATGGCGGGCGGCGACGGCTTCTTCAACGTGACCGACAAGTTCGACCCGAATGTGGTGTACGCGGAGTCGCAGAACGGCGGCATTCAGCGGTACAACGCCAAGACGGGACAGACCAAGGGCATCAAGCCGCCCGCCACGAATGGCGAGCGTCACCGCTACAACTGGAGTGCGCCCATCGTGCCGTCGCGCCATGTGGGTGGCACGGTGTATTTCGCGGCCAATCATCTCTTCAAGAGCCGTGACCGAGGCGACTCCTGGAAGACCATCAGCCCCGATCTCACGCGCAACCTGAATCGCAACCAGCTCCCCATGCGCGGCAGTGTGCCGCCGCGCGATGCGCTGGGGTTGCACGAAGGCACCGCGGCATTTGGCAACATCAGTGCGGTGAGCGAATCGCCGCGCCGCGCCGGGGTGTTGGCGGTGGGGACTGACGACGGCGTCGTAGCCGTGACGCGCAACGACGGCCAGACGTGGACGCGCGTCATGACCTTTGCCGGCGTGCCCGACACCACGTACGTGAGCGGCGTGCAGCTGTCCACGCACGCCGACGGCACGGTGTACGCCACGTTTGACGGCCACCGCAGCAACGACATGAAGCCGTACGTCTACAAGAGCACGGACTTTGGCGCCACGTGGACGAGCATCACCGGCAACCTGCCGGCGCTGGGTCCGGTGCAGGTGATCCGCGAACATCACCGTGAACCGAACCTGTTGTTCGTGGGCACCGAGTTTGGCGTGTTCTTCACCATTGATGGCGGGACCACCTGGACGGCGCTCAAGGGCGGCATGCCCGGCGTGCCGGTGTGGGATCTGGCCATTCAGGAACGGTGGAACGACCTGGTCGTGGGCACGCACGGACGTGGCGTGTATATCCTCGACGACCTGTCGGCGCTGGAGCATCTCGCGGCGGCCAAGCGGGCCAGCGTGGCGTATCTCTTCCCGGCGCGCAACGAGCTGGCGTTCCAGCTCGACGGCAGCCGCAACAGTGGCATGGGTTCCACGGGCTTTACGGGGCAGAACCCGGAGCATGGCGTCCGGCTCGCGTATCTCGTGAACAACGCGCCGGCGGACGCAAAGGCCAAGCTTGAGATCATCGACGCAGGTGGGCGTGTGGTGCGTGAGTTGCCAGCCAACGCCAAAGCGGGCATGTATCGCCCCGTGTGGGATATGCGCGTGGGCGCACCGCTCACGGGCGTGGCCACGGCGGCCCCGACCGGTGGCCGCGGACAGGGCGGCGGCGGTGGCTTCGGTGGTTTTGGTGGGGGCGGGGCGCGGTCGTATCCGGCGGTGCCGGGTAGCTACACGGCGCACCTCACGATTACGCCCGCCACGGGTGCAGCCACGGTTGTGGCGCGCAAATTCACGCTGCTCCCTGACCCGGAGCAGACGATGTCGCAGGGGGAACTGCAGTCGCTTGACGCGTTCCGCCTGGAAGTGGTGCGCTTTCAGAAGAGCGTGACCGACGCACAGAGCGCCGCCGACAGCACCATGCGCACGTTCGCCGACGTGAAAAAGGCGGCCACCGCCGACAGCGCCAAGCTCACGCCCGCACTCAAGGCGCAGATGGCCAGCGTGGACAAGGTGCTCTCGACCTTCACGACGGAGATTGGGGCCACGCCGGCCGCGCGCGCCGCGCAGTTTGCGGCCCGTGGTGCCGGTGGCGCCGCGCCCACCCCCCCGCAGGGTGACATGGAAGACGAAAACCGTGGCGCCTCGGGCGCACCGGACATGACGTTCTCCGGCCGCGCGGGTGGCCTGAACAGCGTACTGGGCTCGAGCTTCCCGGTCTCCTCCACGCAGCGGGCACTGCTGGCACAGCTCCGCAAGGAACTCGTCACCCAGTCGGCGGCGGTGGCCACCGTGAAGGCTACGTCGTTGCCGGCGCTCACGTCGGCGCTCGCGGCGGCGGGGATCAAGGTCCCGTAA
- a CDS encoding alpha/beta hydrolase family protein: MTSLRSLCSTGVLLASMAGPLLAQNEAPPGRRQVVPMDSARAAALYVSNRPEDHPVADYERAMRGKAATDSIFTARAKGVLKFSKVKYKSQAGGLEIPAYLFEPLNPKGPRQHAAMVWVHGGVHGNMDQNYWPFIREAVQRGYVIITPDYRGSTGYGAAHHNAIDYGGMEVDDVESAADVLKALPYVNPDRLGVMGWSHGGYITTLLLTREAQGTPFKSGAAIVPVTNLLFRLSFKGPSYQRSFSTQAAVRGLPFEKRDEYVRRSPYYWVDSLKSPLLVHVATNDEDVNFEEARPLVDALIARQPKLAETKIYVNPTPGPTSVGHTFSRRVNRQTLERDESPEQIDSWNRVWAFFERTLGK, from the coding sequence ATGACGTCCCTTCGTTCGCTGTGCTCCACGGGTGTGCTGCTCGCCTCCATGGCCGGCCCGCTGCTCGCCCAGAATGAAGCGCCCCCCGGCCGCCGGCAGGTGGTGCCCATGGATTCGGCCCGTGCGGCGGCGCTGTACGTGAGCAACCGGCCGGAAGACCATCCCGTCGCCGACTACGAGCGCGCCATGCGCGGCAAGGCAGCCACCGACAGCATCTTCACCGCGCGCGCAAAAGGCGTGCTCAAATTTTCAAAGGTGAAGTACAAGAGTCAGGCCGGTGGGCTGGAAATTCCCGCCTACCTGTTCGAGCCGCTCAATCCCAAGGGCCCGCGCCAGCATGCGGCCATGGTGTGGGTGCATGGCGGCGTGCACGGCAACATGGACCAGAATTACTGGCCCTTCATTCGCGAAGCGGTGCAGCGTGGCTACGTCATCATTACGCCCGACTATCGCGGCAGCACCGGCTACGGTGCCGCCCATCATAACGCCATCGATTACGGTGGCATGGAAGTGGACGACGTGGAGTCGGCGGCCGACGTGCTCAAGGCCCTGCCCTATGTGAATCCGGACCGCCTGGGAGTCATGGGCTGGAGCCACGGGGGGTACATCACCACGTTGTTGCTCACCCGGGAGGCACAGGGGACACCGTTCAAGTCGGGCGCCGCCATCGTGCCGGTCACCAACCTGTTGTTCCGCCTGTCGTTCAAGGGGCCGTCGTACCAGCGCTCATTCTCCACGCAGGCGGCCGTCCGCGGGCTGCCGTTCGAAAAGCGTGATGAGTACGTACGGCGCTCGCCCTATTACTGGGTAGACAGCCTCAAATCTCCCCTCCTGGTCCACGTGGCCACCAACGACGAAGATGTGAACTTCGAAGAAGCGCGGCCGCTGGTCGATGCCCTGATTGCCCGGCAACCCAAGCTCGCCGAAACGAAGATCTACGTGAACCCGACGCCGGGGCCCACCAGCGTGGGACACACCTTCAGCCGACGCGTGAACCGCCAGACGCTCGAGCGGGATGAATCGCCCGAGCAGATCGACAGCTGGAACCGGGTGTGGGCGTTTTTTGAGCGGACGCTGGGGAAATAG
- a CDS encoding TolC family protein, whose product MRTIYYTLVAAAALALPGLATAQSPLRLADALAEADRRAFGNRQAAANASSDRARAALPLKGILPSARVEGGFVRTTDPIGAFGTTLRQRAVTPAAFDPARLNDPAPVNNVTGGLVLEVPVFNADALTGWRAARSAANASAAMADWTTMTTRAMVVKAYYGAVLAQEKVAMLTQAQRAATAAVKQVESMVRQGLVTKADQLQASVRAGDVAAQLLSASNDATTARQQFAMLLGRSESGPLVLPAGLPTDSVVRAFAEQDTAAAHTPAAEGQSAGHLRDDVRAAQLGAQAASADRKRAAATMLPRLNGFARYDYNSPTTLYAGKPNWTVGVMGSWSLFGGGSELADVAGADARARGARAGEEAARANARVEADAAARLVTLALRRLELAAQASAQSTEAHRLVAKRYAGGLATVAELLGAETAATGASLAHAAARFDVIDALAQYRKAIGADPGALARFDTQPTTSSTDAASAGANNEEPTR is encoded by the coding sequence ATGCGAACCATCTACTATACCCTGGTCGCCGCCGCCGCACTCGCCCTCCCCGGGCTTGCGACGGCGCAGTCGCCCCTCCGCCTCGCTGATGCGCTGGCGGAGGCCGACCGCCGCGCCTTTGGCAATCGCCAGGCTGCGGCCAATGCCTCGAGTGACCGCGCCCGCGCGGCACTCCCTCTCAAGGGCATCCTTCCCTCGGCACGTGTTGAGGGTGGGTTTGTCCGGACCACTGACCCCATTGGCGCCTTCGGCACCACGCTGCGCCAACGGGCCGTAACCCCCGCCGCCTTCGATCCGGCCCGGCTCAATGATCCGGCGCCGGTGAACAACGTCACCGGCGGACTCGTGCTGGAAGTGCCGGTCTTCAACGCCGACGCACTGACCGGGTGGCGAGCCGCCCGGTCGGCCGCGAACGCCAGCGCCGCCATGGCCGACTGGACGACCATGACCACCCGCGCCATGGTGGTGAAGGCCTACTACGGCGCCGTACTGGCCCAGGAAAAGGTCGCTATGCTCACGCAGGCCCAGCGCGCCGCCACCGCGGCCGTGAAGCAGGTGGAGAGCATGGTGCGGCAGGGACTGGTCACCAAGGCCGATCAGCTGCAGGCCAGCGTCCGCGCTGGTGATGTGGCAGCGCAGCTCCTGTCGGCCAGCAACGACGCCACAACCGCCCGCCAGCAGTTTGCCATGCTGCTCGGGCGGAGCGAATCCGGACCGTTGGTGCTCCCCGCCGGTCTCCCGACCGACAGCGTGGTGCGGGCCTTTGCGGAGCAGGACACCGCGGCGGCGCACACCCCGGCCGCGGAAGGACAGAGCGCTGGACACCTGCGTGACGACGTGCGCGCGGCACAGCTTGGCGCACAAGCCGCCAGTGCCGACCGCAAACGGGCCGCCGCCACCATGCTTCCGCGCCTCAACGGCTTTGCGCGGTACGACTACAACTCTCCCACCACCCTCTACGCCGGCAAGCCGAACTGGACCGTTGGCGTGATGGGCTCCTGGTCGCTCTTTGGTGGCGGCAGCGAGCTGGCCGACGTGGCGGGGGCGGATGCCCGCGCCCGTGGAGCGCGCGCCGGCGAAGAAGCCGCCCGCGCCAACGCCCGGGTGGAAGCTGATGCCGCCGCCCGCCTGGTCACCTTGGCGCTGCGCCGATTGGAACTGGCGGCGCAGGCCTCGGCCCAGAGTACCGAAGCACACCGACTCGTAGCAAAGCGCTACGCCGGGGGGTTGGCCACGGTCGCCGAGCTGCTTGGCGCCGAAACGGCGGCCACGGGAGCCTCACTGGCGCATGCCGCCGCGCGCTTCGACGTGATTGACGCACTGGCGCAATACCGCAAGGCCATCGGCGCCGATCCCGGTGCCCTCGCCCGCTTCGATACACAGCCCACGACTTCATCCACGGACGCCGCTTCGGCTGGCGCCAACAACGAGGAACCGACTCGATGA
- a CDS encoding efflux RND transporter periplasmic adaptor subunit, with amino-acid sequence MTTISSRRASALLLAGLATSSLVLGACGSSTPDHEKTAAKPALVSGTTLTLADTTIATTYEASGVAEPLQQAMVSTKLMGTVTAVTVQEGDAVRTGQVLVQIDARDLTAKANQVAASIADAEAMQREATAHAARFAALYNDSAATKAQYDAAQTGLARANAGLQAARAGASELDAVRSYASVRAPFAGIVTMRHADPGTFAAPGAPLVTVQDVSSLRLTVTAPANVIRALTRGQQIAATVDGRSVQAKVEGIVPAGAGNLYTVNAIIANRDGAMRAGSAVTLSMPQGTTTGIVVPLAALVRDGDLVGVIVRANGADDRRWIRLGTMTATHAEVTAGLTTGEVIVIPDAATVPASKAGV; translated from the coding sequence ATGACGACGATCTCTTCGCGCCGCGCGTCGGCGCTCCTGCTGGCCGGCCTGGCCACCTCTTCACTGGTGCTCGGCGCCTGCGGCTCCAGCACCCCCGACCACGAAAAGACGGCGGCCAAGCCCGCCTTGGTGAGCGGTACCACCCTCACGCTGGCCGATACCACCATTGCCACGACCTACGAAGCCAGTGGTGTGGCCGAGCCGCTGCAACAGGCGATGGTGAGCACGAAGCTCATGGGAACCGTTACGGCGGTTACGGTGCAGGAAGGCGATGCCGTACGCACTGGACAGGTGCTCGTCCAGATCGACGCCCGCGATCTGACCGCCAAGGCGAACCAGGTTGCCGCGTCCATTGCCGATGCTGAGGCGATGCAGCGCGAAGCCACCGCGCACGCCGCGCGTTTTGCGGCGCTGTACAATGACAGTGCGGCAACGAAGGCACAGTACGATGCAGCACAAACCGGACTGGCCCGCGCCAACGCGGGATTGCAGGCGGCCCGGGCCGGCGCCTCGGAGCTTGATGCCGTGCGCAGCTACGCCTCGGTGCGTGCTCCGTTCGCCGGCATAGTGACCATGCGGCACGCGGATCCCGGCACCTTCGCGGCGCCCGGCGCCCCGCTGGTGACGGTGCAGGATGTGTCCAGTCTCCGGCTGACGGTCACCGCGCCCGCGAATGTCATCCGGGCGCTGACCCGCGGACAGCAGATTGCCGCCACCGTGGATGGGCGGAGCGTGCAGGCCAAAGTGGAGGGTATTGTCCCCGCTGGCGCCGGCAATCTGTACACGGTGAACGCCATCATTGCCAATCGCGATGGCGCCATGCGCGCCGGCAGTGCGGTGACGCTCTCCATGCCGCAAGGCACCACCACCGGCATTGTCGTGCCGCTGGCCGCGCTCGTGCGCGACGGAGATCTGGTGGGAGTGATCGTCCGCGCCAACGGCGCCGATGATCGGCGCTGGATTCGCCTGGGCACCATGACGGCAACGCATGCGGAAGTCACCGCTGGGCTCACGACTGGAGAAGTCATTGTAATTCCTGACGCGGCAACGGTGCCGGCGTCGAAGGCGGGCGTATGA